One Thermodesulfobacteriota bacterium genomic window, CCCGTCCCGGTCCACCCCGGCCGTGTGCAGCGCGTTGGTCCGGTCCGCCACGGTGGCCATCCAGCGCGCGAGCTCCTCCCGGAGGCCCGGGGACAGCGTGTCGCGCAGCTCCAGGAGGGCGCCCAGCTCGCCCCCCGACGGGGTCACGGGCCCCTGCCCCACCCGGAACCCCGAGAGGTGGCCCGCCGCGTCGCGGGTCGCGGTCATCTCGAAGGCGTGGATGCGGTTGACCAGGTAGGGCCCCCCGTTGGCCAGCCGCAGGTTGAGGTAGGAGCCGTCGGCTTCGGCCTCGACCCCCAGCACGCCCGCGAGCTGCCGCACCAGGCCGTCCCGCTGGTCGCGCAGGTCGTTGGCCATGTACCCCGCCGCCTCGGACTTGGCGATGCGGCCGTTGAGGTCGGCGAGCTGCCGGGCCCAGGCGTTCACGTCGCCCAGGGCGTCGGAGACCGCCTCGTCGAACCGGCTCTCCAGGGCCTCCAGGTTGCCGATCTTCTGGTTGTACACCTGGGCCAGGTGCTCGGCCCGATCCAGCACCTGGGCCCGCAGGGAAGCGTCGGTGGGGCGGGCCGCCAGGGCGTCCCAGGCGTTCCAGAGCTCGGTCAGCGCTGCGTTGAGCCCGTTCTGGGAGGGTTCCCCCAGGGTCGACTGGAGCTCCTCGAGCCCCCGGGCCAGGGCCACGTCGAGCCCGTTCTGGGACGCGACCCGCACGATCTGGCGCTCCAGGTAGCCCATCTGGAGGCGCTCGATGCGGGCGGCATCCACCCCCGAGCCCACGGCCCCCTGGGGCGTCTGGATCGGCAGGCTCTGGGTCAGGGTGACCCGCTGGCGCGAGTACCCCTCGGTCTGGACGTTGGCCAGGTTGTGGCCGGTCACGTCCAGGGCCGTCTGGTGCGCGGTGAGCGCCGAGCGCCCGATGTTGAGGCCGAAGAAGATGTTGGCCACGGCGTCCCTCTCCTTGCGTCCTCAGGCGGTGCGCCCGGCCAGCCGGGGGCCGCACCCCACCCGGCCGGCGGGGTCGTAACAGGGGCCGCTGCGGGCCAGGGCCGCCAGGTGTCCGGCCACCGAGGAGGCGTAGCGCACGCACAGGCCCAGCACCGCGGCTTCCCGGGAGGCGGCCTCGAGGCCCTGCTGGAGCTCTGCGGCCGCCGCCGGATCCAGAACCCGGGACAGGGCGGTCTCGGCTCCGTACCCGATCCGCCGGGCCGCCTCGGCCGCCAGGCGCGTGCGCCGGCCACCGGCCCGGGCCAGCTCGTCGGAGGCCTGGCGCGCCGCCCCCAGGGCGGCCTCCAGCGCCCCCCCGTCCCGGCCCTGGGCGGCTTCCCGAGCCCGGCGCAGGGCCTGCGCGAGCTCGCGGGCGGCGGCGGCCTCCCGGCCCGCGGCCTCCCGGAGATCCGCGGTGGGCCCTTGGGTCCCGGTCCCCGTCCCCGTGCCTGTACCCCCGGGGCTCATGCTAGCCCCTCGCTTCGAACCCGTGCTCCCGCAAGAGGACCTCGAGCACCCGGGCCCCTTCCACCCGGTACGCTCCCCGGGCAATGTCGTCCGCCAGGCGCCGCACCAGGGGCTCGCGCACCTCGGGCGCCCCCAGGGCCAGGGCCCGGGCGCGATGGATCTCGGCGCTGCGCCCGGTCAAGCGCACGGCATCCCCGGCCTGGCCGGCCCCCGAAAACCCCACGGGCTCCGGCCGGCTCCGAGGAGCCGCCCGCTGGGGCGCCCCCGATCCCCCGGAGAACCCATCCCGGACTCTCATGTGTCCTCACGTTTCTTCCCCCCCGGCTAGGGGAGGGCGAGCCCCCCGTACCGCCGCCGGCCCTGGTAGGCCAGGAAGGCCCGGGTGAGCTCCCGCAGCCTCTTGCCGTCCCGGACTCCCCACACGTGCACCAGGAGCTCCAATACCTCTCTCCGGTTCATGGCCCGCCTCCTTGCGGTCTGCTCCGGCCTCGCGTCTCTGATCGGCTCCCGGGGGGCCCGACTTTACCTCCTGGGGTGCCAGCCGCTGGAGCAGGGCCTGGGCGAGCCCCAGCCCCTCCCCGCGGCTCGCCAGCTCCGCCCACTGGGCGTCCAGGAGCGCCTCGGCCGTCTCCCGGGCGAAGCCGCCGGCCGACCCGGAGCGCGGCACCGCCGCCTGGCGCATCTTCTGGAAGAGCAGCGTGGCGAACTCCTTCTCCAGGGCCCGACAGGCCCCCTCCAGATCCCGGGGCAGGGGTGCGCCGGGGCCCGAAGGGCCGAGCGCGGGGGGGCGGTACAGGGCGGCGTGGTGCAGGGCCAGCGGGTTCATTACAGGATCTCCAGCTCCGCCTCGAGGGCGCCGGCGGCTTTGAGAGTCTGGAAGATCGAGACCAGGTCCCGGGGCGTCACCCCCAGGGCGTTGAGGGCCCGCACCAGGCTCGCCAGGGTCTCCCCCGGCTCCACCAGGAAGACCTGGCCACCCTGTTCCTCGGCCTCCACGTCGGCCCGGTCCCGGGCCACCGTGCGGCCGCGCTCGGAGAAGGGCTCGGGCTGGCTGACCTCCAGGTAGGGGGTCACCCGCACCGTGAGGCTCCCGTGGCTGATGGCCACGGGGCGAAGCGTCACGTCCTGGCCGAGCACCACGGTGCCGGTGCGCTCGTCGAGCACCACCCGGGCCACCGCGTCGGTCTCGACGGTGAGGCGCTCCAGGTCCGAGAGAAACGCCACGGGGTCGTCCGCCCGCTCCTCGGGCAGCACCACCCGCACCCGGCCGGCGTCGAGCGCCCGGCCGTGGCCCTCCCCCAGGGCCCGATCCACCGCCCGGGCCAGGCGCGCCGCGCTGGTGAAGTCGGGCCGGTCCAGCACCAGGTCCACGTGCCCGTCCCCCAGGGGCGGCAGGGGGGCGTCGCGCTCCAGGAGGGCGCCCCCGGGGATGCGGCCCACGGTGGGGTGGTTCTTCTGCACGCCGGCTCCCCCGGCCGCCGCGGCGAACCCCCCCAGGACCAGCGCCCCCTGGGCCACCGCGTACACGTCGCCGTTGGGGGCCCGCAGGGGCGTGAGCAGCAGGGTACCCCCCTGGAGGCTCTTGGCGTCGCCCAGGGACGAGACCGACACGTCCACCCGCTGCCCCGACCGGGTAAAGGGCAGAAGCTCGGCGGTGACGATGACGGCGGCCACGTTCTTCACCTGGATGTCCCGGGCGGAAACCGCCACTCCAAGGCGCTCC contains:
- a CDS encoding flagellar biosynthesis anti-sigma factor FlgM, whose product is MRVRDGFSGGSGAPQRAAPRSRPEPVGFSGAGQAGDAVRLTGRSAEIHRARALALGAPEVREPLVRRLADDIARGAYRVEGARVLEVLLREHGFEARG
- a CDS encoding flagellar basal body P-ring protein FlgI, giving the protein MRTQPFAELLARAAAVVLVLSLAAPAAAAVRVKDVAKVDGVRRNQLLGYGLVVGLNGTGDKSGTEFTTQTTANLLERLGVAVSARDIQVKNVAAVIVTAELLPFTRSGQRVDVSVSSLGDAKSLQGGTLLLTPLRAPNGDVYAVAQGALVLGGFAAAAGGAGVQKNHPTVGRIPGGALLERDAPLPPLGDGHVDLVLDRPDFTSAARLARAVDRALGEGHGRALDAGRVRVVLPEERADDPVAFLSDLERLTVETDAVARVVLDERTGTVVLGQDVTLRPVAISHGSLTVRVTPYLEVSQPEPFSERGRTVARDRADVEAEEQGGQVFLVEPGETLASLVRALNALGVTPRDLVSIFQTLKAAGALEAELEIL